The stretch of DNA CGAATGCGTATTTAAAAGATGTAACAACAGAAATTCCGTTTAAAACTCGATTACTATTAAAACTTCCACCTTTTATTTTACGTAGTTTATTAAAATTAAAACATTGGTTACGAAGTAAAGGAATAGATTTTACTGTTTATCATTGATTTTTCCAAGAGCGAAATTCGTCAAAATCTCTAATATAATCTTCTTCTTCAAAAACTTCAGAAGCAACAACTAAACAGACAGCTCCTGAAGAAAAATTTTTCAATTCACGCCAAGTTTCGTTTTCTATTAAAAGTCCTTGAAAAGGTTTGCTTAGCGTAATTGTTTCTGTTTTAGCTCCAGTGTGCAAAACAACATCAAAACTACCTGAAAGTGCCACTAAAAATTGTTGGAGTTTTTTATGCGCATGACCGCCACGTTCAGCTCCAGCAGGAACATCATACAAATAATAAACGCGCTTTATATCAAACGGAACTAAATCTTTTTCAATTACAGATAAGTTTCCTCTACGCTCTTCTATTTTTGGTATATCTATTAATTTTCCTATTTCCATTTTGATATTTTAATTTATCAAATTTACCCAATTTTCTCTGATATTTTCAAATGAAAATTTTTGGATACTTTCAAACGTATTAGATTTACACTTTTGGTATAACTTTTCATCTTCAATAAATCTATTCATTTCTTGAGTTAGAGCTTCAAAGTTTTGATTTTCTAATAACAACCCATTTTCTTCATGGTTGACAATCTCCTTTGTTCCAGATAATAAATCAAAACTCACAACTGGAGTTTTACATGCCAATGATTCTAATAGAACATTAGGAAAACCTTCATACAAACTACAAAGAACTAAAAATTTTGCTTTTTTTATATAATTAAACGGATTGCTTTGGTAATTCATAAAAACAACTTTCT from Flavobacterium haoranii encodes:
- a CDS encoding sugar 3,4-ketoisomerase, with the protein product MEIGKLIDIPKIEERRGNLSVIEKDLVPFDIKRVYYLYDVPAGAERGGHAHKKLQQFLVALSGSFDVVLHTGAKTETITLSKPFQGLLIENETWRELKNFSSGAVCLVVASEVFEEEDYIRDFDEFRSWKNQ